In Bordetella holmesii ATCC 51541, the following proteins share a genomic window:
- a CDS encoding aspT/YidE/YbjL antiporter duplication domain protein — MHSAMQFLADNPYILLFLTIGLSVWVGKFSFKGYGLGSVAAAIVVGCLLATLGSSFGVKFHLDDFAKSLLYYLFMYGVGLRVGPSFVNALNKDSINYAILAIIAPVLGLVIVVFGVNFLDLPQGAAGGILAGSQTMSAAIGSAEQAISSGSLAIKDGMTKEQVDAMIALSYGITYIWGTVGIILLCKYLPRIWGVDAKKAALEFEAEHGVPNVDDAGITAFHPFDVRAYRVVNDLPVGKSIKEFRIKFPEYQVINVERGGQLLGADGAIVLQKDDVVALGGNLLSMTENMGIIGPEVPDAKALNIPLDQAEILVMNKEIMGIPLKDFRSHPLAGQIQLQRIERGGVPIPMGLETKLQRRDVLFVTGLQVAVDKAGQIFGVIARHSSATDLLTLSAGMILGFLIGLIEVPAFGAAVGLGNAGGLLLSGIIVSSISSRLRFFSNTPNAARNILEDLGLIGFVSIVGINAGAELLSQLTGTIALKIFAVGFLASTIPAIIVWAIGFHIMKINPALLMGATAGARSHSGPAREAAKEVGSSVPWLGFPVGYAVSGVLLTVFGYFAMMMAK; from the coding sequence ATGCACTCAGCAATGCAATTCCTTGCGGACAATCCGTATATCTTGCTCTTCCTTACCATCGGTTTATCCGTGTGGGTGGGCAAGTTCAGCTTCAAGGGCTACGGGCTGGGATCCGTGGCCGCGGCCATCGTGGTGGGGTGTTTACTGGCCACGCTGGGTTCGAGCTTCGGCGTGAAGTTCCACCTCGATGACTTCGCCAAGTCCCTGCTTTATTACCTGTTCATGTACGGCGTTGGCCTGCGCGTCGGCCCATCTTTTGTCAACGCGCTGAACAAGGATTCGATCAACTACGCCATCCTGGCCATCATCGCGCCCGTGCTGGGCCTGGTCATCGTGGTGTTCGGCGTCAACTTCTTGGATCTGCCGCAAGGCGCAGCGGGTGGAATACTGGCCGGATCGCAAACGATGTCGGCAGCCATCGGCTCGGCCGAACAGGCGATTTCTTCCGGATCGCTGGCGATCAAGGATGGCATGACCAAAGAGCAGGTCGACGCCATGATCGCGCTGTCATACGGGATTACGTATATCTGGGGCACGGTGGGCATCATCTTGCTGTGCAAGTATCTGCCGCGCATCTGGGGCGTGGATGCCAAGAAGGCGGCCTTGGAGTTCGAAGCCGAACACGGGGTGCCCAATGTGGACGATGCCGGCATCACGGCCTTTCACCCTTTCGATGTTCGGGCCTACCGGGTCGTTAACGATCTCCCCGTTGGAAAGAGCATCAAGGAGTTCCGGATTAAATTCCCGGAGTATCAGGTCATCAATGTGGAGCGTGGCGGCCAGCTGCTTGGTGCCGACGGGGCGATCGTGCTGCAAAAGGACGACGTTGTCGCGCTGGGGGGCAACCTGCTGTCCATGACCGAGAACATGGGCATCATCGGACCGGAGGTTCCCGATGCCAAGGCGCTGAACATCCCGCTGGATCAGGCCGAAATCCTCGTGATGAACAAAGAGATCATGGGTATCCCGCTCAAGGATTTCCGCAGCCATCCCTTGGCTGGTCAGATTCAGTTGCAGCGTATCGAGCGTGGTGGCGTGCCGATTCCGATGGGTCTGGAAACCAAATTGCAAAGACGGGACGTGCTGTTCGTCACCGGGCTGCAAGTGGCAGTGGACAAGGCAGGCCAGATCTTTGGCGTGATTGCCCGCCACAGTTCGGCGACCGACCTGCTGACATTGTCCGCCGGCATGATCCTGGGCTTTCTCATCGGCCTGATTGAGGTGCCCGCTTTCGGTGCCGCGGTCGGTCTGGGCAACGCCGGCGGGCTGCTACTTTCGGGCATCATCGTCTCCTCGATCTCGTCGCGTCTGCGCTTCTTCAGCAACACGCCGAATGCGGCACGCAACATCCTCGAGGACCTCGGGCTGATCGGCTTTGTCTCGATCGTCGGGATCAATGCCGGCGCGGAACTGCTCAGCCAGCTCACCGGCACCATTGCCCTGAAGATCTTTGCGGTGGGCTTTCTGGCGTCGACCATCCCGGCCATCATTGTGTGGGCGATCGGCTTTCACATCATGAAGATCAACCCGGCCTTGCTGATGGGCGCCACCGCCGGAGCGCGCAGCCACTCCGGACCTGCGCGTGAAGCCGCTAAAGAAGTGGGTTCCAGCGTACCCTGGCTGGGCTTCCCAGTAGGCTACGCCGTCTCGGGTGTACTGCTGACAGTGTTTGGATATTTCGCCATGATGATGGCTAAATGA
- a CDS encoding TRAP transporter solute receptor, DctP family protein: MQLNRIFRSLIIGAGLSLALAPAAHALDVKLGHVLAPSHSWNKAAEGFAAEVKEKTGGRVNFILFPSGQLGNEKTMLEGLQIGSQGAAIIGSGSLQPIEPKFGVVELPYTWNTAAQAYRAYDGELGAALSKLAEKKNLVILSWWENGFRHMTNNRGPITTPADLSGLKTRVTPDKMRLDTFSALGANPAPLAFGELYSALQQKVFDAQENPLSIIYTSSFFEVQKHLSLTGHVWGPANLIISKPVWSRMSADDRKVIQEAADHWRDQQRKMITDGEAHYIAQLKEKGMQVNDVDKAAFAAAVEPVWKTYSVTYGPELMGLVQKYREAK, translated from the coding sequence ATGCAGCTAAATCGTATTTTCCGCTCCCTTATCATCGGCGCGGGCCTGAGTCTGGCACTCGCGCCGGCCGCCCACGCGCTGGATGTCAAACTCGGCCACGTGCTCGCGCCCAGCCATAGCTGGAACAAGGCGGCCGAAGGCTTTGCCGCCGAGGTCAAGGAAAAAACTGGCGGGCGTGTCAACTTCATTCTTTTCCCAAGCGGCCAACTGGGCAATGAAAAGACCATGCTCGAAGGGCTGCAGATCGGCAGCCAGGGCGCGGCCATCATCGGCTCGGGCTCATTGCAGCCTATCGAACCCAAGTTCGGCGTTGTAGAGCTGCCGTATACCTGGAATACCGCCGCGCAGGCCTACCGCGCCTATGACGGCGAACTGGGCGCTGCGCTGTCGAAGCTGGCAGAGAAGAAAAATCTGGTCATTCTGTCGTGGTGGGAAAACGGCTTTCGGCACATGACCAACAACCGCGGTCCGATCACCACGCCGGCGGATCTCAGTGGCCTGAAGACGCGCGTCACACCGGACAAGATGCGCCTGGACACGTTCAGTGCTCTGGGTGCCAACCCGGCTCCCCTGGCCTTCGGGGAGCTCTACTCCGCATTGCAACAGAAAGTCTTCGACGCGCAGGAAAATCCGCTGTCCATCATTTACACCTCATCTTTCTTTGAAGTGCAAAAGCACCTCTCCCTGACCGGCCACGTCTGGGGGCCCGCCAACCTGATCATCTCCAAACCGGTCTGGAGCCGGATGTCCGCCGACGATCGTAAGGTGATCCAAGAGGCCGCCGACCATTGGCGCGATCAGCAGCGCAAGATGATCACCGACGGCGAAGCGCACTATATCGCCCAGCTCAAGGAAAAAGGCATGCAGGTCAATGATGTCGACAAGGCTGCGTTTGCCGCCGCGGTCGAGCCTGTCTGGAAGACGTACTCCGTCACCTACGGTCCTGAGCTGATGGGTCTGGTCCAGAAGTATCGCGAGGCGAAATAA
- a CDS encoding iron dependent repressor, N-terminal DNA binding domain protein produces MIADQIASRIRAGDFACGARLPAERDLAEQLQVSRASVREALIALEIEGYVEVRVGTGVFVCAAREDGQYDPSQALSQGGERTDIGPFDLLETRLLLEPECAALSAQKASAAQIAAIRNAHEAMSLTDSPSVHDQAFHGAIAAACGNAALAAAISHIWHLSTISPVFSRLETHFVTTRVWSAARDEHERILQAITDRDPIRARHAMHEHLVGILARLREDFGSGPIR; encoded by the coding sequence ATGATCGCCGATCAAATCGCCAGCCGTATACGGGCGGGCGATTTTGCGTGTGGTGCTCGCCTGCCCGCCGAGCGCGATCTGGCCGAGCAGTTGCAAGTCAGCCGTGCTTCCGTGCGTGAGGCGCTGATTGCACTGGAAATCGAAGGCTACGTGGAGGTGCGCGTAGGGACAGGGGTTTTTGTCTGCGCTGCTCGAGAGGATGGGCAATATGACCCGTCCCAAGCGCTTTCACAAGGCGGCGAGCGTACCGACATCGGCCCGTTTGACTTGTTGGAAACCCGTCTGCTGCTGGAGCCGGAGTGCGCAGCGCTGTCGGCCCAGAAGGCCTCGGCGGCGCAGATCGCCGCCATCCGCAATGCGCACGAGGCGATGTCCTTGACCGACAGCCCGAGCGTGCACGATCAGGCTTTCCACGGAGCCATTGCCGCGGCCTGCGGTAATGCCGCCCTGGCTGCGGCCATCTCACATATCTGGCATCTGAGCACGATCAGCCCGGTGTTCAGTCGTCTGGAAACTCATTTTGTGACCACCCGGGTCTGGAGCGCTGCGCGCGACGAGCACGAGCGCATTCTTCAGGCCATCACCGACAGGGATCCGATACGCGCGCGCCACGCGATGCATGAGCATCTGGTCGGCATCCTTGCCCGCTTGCGCGAAGACTTCGGTAGCGGGCCCATCCGATGA